One window from the genome of Anser cygnoides isolate HZ-2024a breed goose chromosome 8, Taihu_goose_T2T_genome, whole genome shotgun sequence encodes:
- the TMEM125 gene encoding transmembrane protein 125, translated as MPELAELSTPRTPADADHIQRNILEEHVELWWFQDPKKSILCYGVAVVLILACGIGGIILLYSTSSRSGEWRLAVGTTLCLLALLVLLKQLLSSAIQDMNCIRSRDQIELLKSGGLSDCLVLLLSALVLLVCGVVLTILSTTTMQLSPARPLASMFTSGIVLLVAGSVILLCLLLYLLCTSCCQAAPRGLETGEIRVFTISGRLAANRRLPPTSSMANLI; from the coding sequence ATGCcggagctggcagagctgagcacccccCGCACGCCCGCGGATGCTGACCACATCCAGAGGAACATCCTGGAGGAGCACGTGGAGCTCTGGTGGTTCCAGGACCCCAAGAAGTCCATTCTGTGCTACGGGGTGGCTGTGGTGTTGATCCTGGCCTGCGGGATCGGGGGCATCATCCTGCTGTACAGCACCAGCAGCCGGTCCGGGGAGTGGCGGCTGGCGGTGGGCACCACGCTCTGCCTCCTGGCCCTGCTCGTGCTGctgaagcagctgctgagctccgCGATCCAGGACATGAACTGCATCCGCAGCCGGGATCAGATTGAGCTCCTGAAGAGCGGGGGCTTATCGGactgcctggtgctgctgctcagcgccctggtgctgctggtctGCGGGGTGGTGCTCACCATCCTCTCCACCACCACCATGCAGCTCAGCCCGGCGCGGCCGCTGGCCAGCATGTTCACCAGCGGGATTGTCCTCCTGGTCGCCGGCAGCGTcatcctcctctgcctgctgctctacctgctctgcacctcctgctgccaggctgccccGCGGGGCCTGGAGACGGGCGAGATCCGGGTCTTCACCATCTCCGGCCGCCTCGCCGCCAACAGGCGCCTTCCTCCCACCTCCAGCATGGCCAACCTCATCTGA